Proteins from a single region of Anaerolineae bacterium:
- a CDS encoding c-type cytochrome: protein MIKTRVWTVLSIMLAVMLAGCGLASEPEIVQEIPLPTPAPTIVSPETPPDLAAGAAFYAAHCAVCHGAGGRGDGQMVRDGRLQTPPPSFADLATSGGQTPLDYMTVITDGNMLAGMPPFSSYNVQDRWNVAAYVFSGWMTAEQIAQGGVVYEANCASCHGDGTGNGPQAPEIMPDLTAPDYWAAVSNETLLQAISAGISPEMPGFADTLSEAEILAVTAYVRALAVRGTPGFPAGGETVMAEAQATATATLAAANGEGAGGAGEVAEAASGAEPEQISLTGMVINRSAGGTVPIGAPITLHMFDPPDFAETILEGEIGPDGTYRFENVPHVADRVYLLSLQYQDVFFSSTIYQLEDASSAAIETTVEIFETTNDPAALRFTSGVMRVTFSQFGMEVAEVLSITNDSDRLFLTDETISDNQRVALRIPLPPGAGGVGFEPGMQGTRFLMNEDETVILDTQPVRPGRDDIFFSYFIPYEDGAIIEQEVAYPFSGPFHLLIEAGQVTVSGTGFEGSSQPVDMGGRTFDAYVARLEVPAGGAISFTLSGRPQAASAGSTAQAGSGLSPLVIGLIVAGVLLIGVGGFLFLLRQGVRDTRQAAIDDLLEQIAALDDRHDRGEIADSEYQQVRTRLKARLARLMREQEAGPGEGGAA, encoded by the coding sequence ATGATCAAGACCAGAGTGTGGACTGTCCTCAGCATTATGCTGGCGGTTATGCTGGCGGGGTGTGGCCTGGCCAGCGAGCCGGAGATCGTGCAGGAAATCCCGTTGCCAACCCCGGCGCCGACTATCGTCAGCCCAGAAACGCCGCCTGACCTGGCGGCGGGTGCCGCTTTCTATGCTGCACACTGTGCTGTGTGTCATGGCGCTGGTGGGCGGGGCGATGGCCAAATGGTGCGCGATGGGCGGCTGCAGACCCCACCGCCCAGTTTTGCCGACCTGGCAACCAGCGGCGGTCAGACGCCACTGGATTACATGACCGTGATCACTGACGGCAATATGCTGGCCGGGATGCCGCCGTTCTCCAGCTACAACGTCCAGGATCGCTGGAATGTGGCAGCTTATGTCTTTTCCGGCTGGATGACAGCTGAGCAGATCGCGCAGGGCGGGGTGGTTTACGAGGCGAATTGTGCCTCCTGCCATGGCGACGGCACGGGCAACGGCCCACAAGCGCCGGAGATCATGCCCGATCTGACCGCGCCGGATTACTGGGCGGCGGTCAGCAATGAGACGCTCCTGCAGGCTATCAGCGCCGGGATCAGCCCGGAGATGCCCGGCTTTGCCGATACCCTCAGCGAGGCCGAGATTCTGGCCGTCACCGCCTATGTGCGCGCGCTGGCAGTCAGGGGGACGCCGGGTTTCCCCGCCGGCGGGGAAACCGTGATGGCCGAAGCACAGGCAACCGCAACCGCGACCCTGGCGGCGGCCAATGGGGAGGGCGCAGGCGGCGCTGGCGAAGTGGCGGAGGCAGCCAGCGGCGCGGAGCCGGAGCAGATCAGCCTGACCGGGATGGTGATCAACCGGTCAGCGGGCGGGACCGTACCGATCGGAGCGCCGATCACGTTGCACATGTTCGATCCGCCCGACTTTGCCGAGACGATCCTTGAAGGTGAGATTGGCCCGGATGGCACTTATCGCTTTGAGAATGTGCCGCACGTGGCCGACCGGGTCTACCTGCTCTCGCTGCAATATCAGGATGTCTTCTTCAGTAGCACTATCTACCAGCTGGAAGACGCCAGCAGTGCCGCTATCGAGACCACCGTTGAGATCTTCGAGACGACCAATGATCCGGCGGCGTTGCGCTTTACGTCCGGGGTGATGCGCGTCACCTTCTCGCAGTTTGGCATGGAAGTGGCCGAGGTGCTCAGCATCACTAACGACTCGGATCGGCTCTTCCTGACGGACGAAACTATTAGCGACAACCAGCGGGTTGCGCTGCGTATTCCTTTGCCGCCCGGCGCTGGCGGAGTAGGCTTTGAGCCGGGGATGCAGGGCACGCGCTTCCTGATGAACGAGGATGAAACGGTCATCCTGGATACACAGCCGGTGCGGCCCGGACGGGACGACATCTTCTTCAGCTACTTCATCCCCTATGAAGACGGCGCGATCATCGAGCAGGAGGTGGCTTACCCCTTTAGCGGGCCGTTCCACCTGCTGATCGAGGCCGGGCAGGTGACGGTAAGCGGGACGGGCTTCGAGGGCAGCAGCCAGCCGGTTGACATGGGTGGGCGCACCTTCGACGCCTACGTGGCCCGGCTGGAGGTCCCGGCGGGCGGCGCGATCAGCTTCACCCTCTCCGGGCGGCCACAGGCGGCCAGCGCCGGGAGCACTGCTCAGGCAGGTAGCGGGCTGTCTCCGCTGGTTATCGGCCTGATCGTGGCCGGTGTGCTGCTGATCGGCGTGGGTGGGTTCCTGTTCCTGCTGCGGCAGGGCGTCCGCGATACGCGACAGGCTGCTATCGACGATCTGCTGGAGCAGATCGCTGCCCTGGATGACCGCCATGACCGGGGCGAGATCGCCGACAGCGAATACCAGCAGGTGCGCACACGGTTGAAGGCGCGGCTGGCTCGCCTGATGCGCGAGCAGGAAGCAGGGCCGGGCGAAGGCGGGGCGGCATGA
- the ccmA gene encoding heme ABC exporter ATP-binding protein CcmA: protein MIEVRGLVKAFGLLPVLRGLNLSVERGAFVALLGPNGSGKTTLMRILAALSKPTAGTVTIGGWRLPEEAAAVRAQLGVVAHQPLLYDGLTARENLEFYAGLYSLPREDRAGRVNEVLARVGLSARADDLVRTFSRGMQQRLAIARAILHRPHVLLFDEPYTGLDQDAAAMLDALLGDIARDGHTIVMTSHDLFRARALSTHVAILSRGQIGYYERSAAIQPQELPSLYAEVTGAASVR from the coding sequence ATGATTGAAGTGCGCGGGTTGGTCAAAGCGTTCGGTCTGTTGCCGGTGTTGCGCGGTCTGAACCTATCGGTGGAGCGCGGGGCGTTTGTGGCTCTGCTGGGGCCGAATGGTTCCGGCAAGACGACGCTGATGCGCATCCTGGCTGCGCTGAGCAAGCCGACCGCCGGGACGGTGACGATCGGCGGCTGGCGATTGCCGGAGGAAGCAGCGGCGGTGCGCGCCCAGCTTGGCGTGGTGGCCCACCAGCCGCTGCTCTATGACGGCCTGACAGCGCGGGAAAACCTGGAATTCTATGCCGGGCTATATAGCCTGCCGCGGGAGGATCGCGCTGGCCGGGTGAACGAAGTGCTGGCGCGGGTTGGGCTGTCGGCCCGCGCTGATGATCTGGTGCGCACCTTCTCGCGTGGGATGCAGCAGCGGCTGGCCATCGCCCGCGCTATCCTGCATCGCCCGCACGTCCTGCTCTTTGACGAGCCATATACCGGCCTGGATCAGGACGCGGCGGCCATGCTGGATGCACTGCTGGGTGATATCGCCCGCGACGGCCATACCATCGTGATGACCTCGCATGATCTGTTCCGGGCGCGGGCGCTGAGCACCCATGTGGCAATCCTCAGCCGAGGCCAGATCGGCTATTATGAGCGTTCGGCAGCGATTCAGCCGCAGGAACTGCCGTCACTGTACGCGGAAGTGACCGGAGCGGCTTCGGTGAGATGA
- a CDS encoding ABC transporter permease, whose product MIALAAKDLRIEVRGRELINAMLLFATLSVLIFSFALELDRTARETSIAGVLWVTVVFAGMLGLGRSLAAEKDRGNLDALLLAPVDRAALFFGKMLSNLLFMLVVALLLVVLSTVLFNISLFKPWLGLIIVLGTVGFATVGTLLSSMAVHTRARETMLPILLLPVSLPIILSAVRASTAILTGAPQEDWIAWPQLLFAADLILLALAYVLFDFVVEE is encoded by the coding sequence ATGATCGCCCTGGCGGCCAAAGACCTGCGCATCGAGGTGCGCGGGCGCGAACTGATCAACGCCATGCTGCTGTTTGCGACGCTGTCGGTGCTGATCTTCAGTTTCGCCCTGGAGCTTGACCGCACCGCGCGGGAGACTTCCATCGCCGGGGTACTGTGGGTGACGGTGGTTTTCGCCGGGATGCTGGGGCTGGGGCGTAGCCTGGCGGCGGAAAAGGATCGCGGCAATCTGGATGCATTGCTGCTGGCCCCGGTAGACCGGGCGGCGCTCTTCTTCGGCAAGATGCTCAGCAATCTGCTGTTTATGCTGGTGGTGGCGTTGTTGCTGGTCGTGCTGAGCACGGTGCTCTTCAACATCTCGCTGTTCAAGCCCTGGCTGGGGCTGATCATTGTGCTGGGGACGGTCGGCTTTGCGACGGTGGGCACGCTGCTTTCCAGCATGGCGGTGCACACCCGCGCGCGGGAAACCATGCTGCCGATCCTGTTACTGCCGGTCAGCCTGCCGATCATTCTCAGCGCTGTGCGGGCCAGCACGGCGATCCTGACCGGTGCGCCGCAGGAAGACTGGATCGCCTGGCCGCAACTGCTCTTTGCCGCCGATCTGATCCTGCTGGCGCTCGCCTATGTGCTGTTTGACTTTGTGGTGGAAGAATAA
- the ccsA gene encoding cytochrome c biogenesis protein CcsA → MTPVDSPARPSRLLTGMTILAVLMFVTATLMALFYAPTDQQGHVQRIFYMHLGAFMGGALAFLIGAVASALYLARRQKRWDTLALSAIEIGLVLSGFNIVSGAVWARPIWNTWWTWDPRLTSAAVMWLTYAAYMMLRNGIEDPDRRARFGGVYGIVAFTSVIFTTVITRVRPDTIHPVVVGPSPQNAQGSFEINSSAMTVTLVFNILTYIVLALTLIWHRVRLEELADRVQQLKVRMFSR, encoded by the coding sequence ATGACCCCCGTTGACTCACCTGCTCGACCGAGCCGCCTGTTGACCGGGATGACCATCCTGGCTGTGTTGATGTTCGTTACGGCCACACTGATGGCGCTTTTCTACGCGCCGACCGATCAGCAGGGCCATGTCCAGCGCATTTTCTATATGCACCTGGGCGCTTTCATGGGCGGCGCGCTGGCCTTTCTGATCGGCGCGGTGGCCAGCGCCCTGTACCTGGCCCGCCGCCAGAAGCGCTGGGACACCCTGGCGCTTTCCGCCATCGAGATCGGGCTGGTGCTCAGCGGTTTCAACATCGTCAGCGGCGCGGTATGGGCACGGCCGATCTGGAATACCTGGTGGACCTGGGACCCGCGCCTGACCTCCGCAGCGGTGATGTGGCTGACTTATGCGGCCTATATGATGTTGCGCAACGGCATCGAAGACCCGGATCGTCGCGCCCGCTTTGGTGGTGTGTACGGAATCGTGGCCTTTACCAGCGTGATCTTCACTACGGTGATCACCCGCGTCCGGCCCGATACCATCCATCCGGTGGTGGTTGGCCCCAGCCCGCAGAACGCGCAGGGCAGCTTTGAGATCAATAGTAGCGCAATGACAGTCACGCTGGTCTTTAACATCCTCACCTACATTGTTCTGGCGCTCACGTTGATCTGGCATCGTGTCCGGCTGGAGGAACTGGCGGATCGTGTCCAGCAGCTCAAGGTGCGGATGTTCAGCCGCTAG
- a CDS encoding DUF4397 domain-containing protein — protein sequence MRRWVMAVLAVGLLASPVAAQYPVAGEAQVRVGHFSPGMGDIDLYIDRALSEAHGLSFATVTPWFTLPAGSYRLNITLAGAPLQESLLDVRLALLPGQRVTLAVIGERVRGTATLYPLVEDYSPIPTGQARVAFFHAIPDLGSVAVQYPDGTPLFEGLTYPDARAGGDAAGGYLTRDLVAGWRQFQVIPADSPGMLLVQTPEMMLEEGTNTLIVLAGLRAGAITVAVTTVPGTEVVTVNEQVISVGGGTAHLRLAHLATGAGLLTLSVAGEAAGQEATLDFGGFTDWVEVPAAFYTTRAVAAADGATVLFQLPEVPLVTGSWVTLAAIGLPEVGGGLLYPIVEDHRPINPGEARLTFFHAMVDLGPVDVRLEEGTMLFVALEYPGIDGNALQSVDLVAGPRRLEVLPYGDSETVLFSLPELTLLPGSNNLVVLTGLQAAPATFLLTTAPGQ from the coding sequence ATGCGCAGGTGGGTGATGGCTGTCCTGGCTGTGGGGTTGCTGGCGTCTCCGGTAGCGGCTCAGTACCCTGTTGCCGGGGAGGCGCAGGTGCGCGTTGGCCACTTTTCGCCCGGCATGGGGGATATTGACCTCTATATCGATCGGGCGCTTAGTGAAGCGCATGGCCTGAGTTTCGCCACAGTGACCCCCTGGTTTACGCTGCCGGCGGGGAGCTATCGCCTGAATATCACCCTGGCGGGCGCGCCGCTCCAGGAGAGCCTGCTGGATGTACGCCTGGCATTGTTGCCTGGCCAGCGCGTCACGCTGGCCGTCATCGGCGAGCGGGTGCGCGGCACGGCAACCCTCTACCCGCTGGTGGAGGATTACTCCCCGATCCCGACCGGGCAGGCGCGGGTGGCCTTCTTCCATGCTATTCCTGACCTGGGGTCGGTCGCCGTGCAGTACCCCGATGGTACACCGCTGTTCGAAGGGCTGACCTATCCTGACGCCCGCGCCGGCGGCGATGCCGCTGGCGGATACCTCACCCGCGATCTGGTGGCCGGCTGGCGACAGTTTCAGGTCATCCCTGCGGATAGCCCCGGCATGCTGCTGGTGCAGACGCCGGAGATGATGCTGGAGGAGGGGACGAACACGCTGATCGTGCTGGCCGGTTTGCGGGCCGGGGCGATCACCGTGGCGGTGACCACAGTTCCGGGCACGGAGGTGGTGACGGTCAATGAGCAGGTGATCAGCGTAGGCGGCGGCACGGCTCATCTCCGCCTGGCTCACCTTGCTACCGGTGCGGGACTGCTGACGCTCTCCGTCGCAGGCGAGGCTGCCGGGCAGGAAGCGACGCTTGACTTCGGCGGCTTCACGGATTGGGTCGAAGTCCCCGCCGCGTTCTATACCACCAGGGCGGTGGCTGCCGCCGATGGCGCAACCGTGCTGTTTCAACTACCGGAGGTGCCGCTGGTGACCGGCAGCTGGGTAACGCTGGCCGCGATCGGGTTGCCTGAGGTAGGCGGAGGGCTGCTCTATCCGATCGTGGAGGATCACCGCCCGATTAATCCCGGTGAAGCGCGGCTGACCTTCTTCCACGCAATGGTTGATCTGGGGCCGGTCGATGTGCGGCTGGAGGAAGGCACGATGCTGTTTGTGGCCCTGGAGTACCCCGGCATCGACGGCAATGCGCTGCAGAGCGTCGACCTGGTGGCTGGCCCGCGGCGGCTGGAAGTCCTGCCGTATGGTGATAGCGAGACGGTGCTGTTCAGCCTGCCGGAACTGACCCTGCTCCCCGGTAGCAACAACCTGGTCGTTCTGACTGGCCTGCAGGCGGCTCCGGCTACCTTCCTGCTAACGACAGCGCCCGGCCAGTAG
- a CDS encoding M20 family metallopeptidase — protein MSDLLTYCRDHTGEMLDLLQTLIAYESFTAEKAAVDRLATYLAGQLEDLGAAVERIPRAEVGDILLARWNTDAPGKPITFIGHMDTVWPLGMLAERPIRIEDGRLYGPGAIDMKAGLAVMLSAIRVLRERGEFPERPIWALLTSDEEIGSVHSREIILDVARQSGLCLIIEPATPQGALKTWRKGVADFQVKVHGRASHAGGAPEAGINAVVELAHQILRLNALNDLPNGTSVSVTVVRGGHATNVIPDYAEAYADVRFLTHAEAERVQRAVSELHPILPGAQLEIIAGDRRPPLERDERMRAAFAQAQRIGAGLGLSIIEEGSGGGSDGNFTASVGTPTLDGMGPTGDGLHAVHENVLISSIPEKTALLAAILQQWQM, from the coding sequence ATGAGCGATCTGCTGACGTACTGCCGCGATCACACCGGGGAGATGCTGGATTTGCTCCAGACGTTGATCGCGTACGAATCGTTTACCGCTGAGAAGGCGGCGGTAGACCGGCTGGCGACCTACCTGGCCGGGCAACTGGAGGACCTGGGCGCGGCGGTGGAGCGCATCCCGCGTGCAGAGGTGGGTGATATCCTGTTGGCCAGATGGAACACCGACGCGCCCGGCAAACCGATCACCTTCATCGGGCACATGGATACTGTCTGGCCGCTAGGTATGCTGGCCGAACGCCCGATCCGCATCGAGGACGGGCGGCTGTACGGCCCCGGCGCGATTGACATGAAGGCCGGGCTGGCGGTGATGCTCAGCGCGATCCGCGTTTTGCGCGAACGCGGCGAATTCCCGGAGCGACCGATCTGGGCGCTACTGACCTCCGACGAAGAGATCGGCAGCGTTCATTCCCGCGAGATCATCCTGGATGTAGCCCGGCAATCCGGCCTGTGCCTGATCATCGAACCGGCAACGCCGCAGGGCGCGCTCAAGACCTGGCGCAAAGGGGTGGCTGACTTCCAGGTGAAGGTCCACGGACGGGCGTCCCATGCTGGCGGCGCGCCGGAAGCGGGCATTAACGCCGTGGTGGAACTGGCCCACCAGATTCTGCGCCTGAATGCGCTCAACGACCTACCCAACGGCACCTCCGTTTCAGTGACGGTCGTTCGCGGCGGGCACGCCACTAACGTGATCCCCGATTACGCCGAAGCGTACGCTGATGTGCGCTTTCTGACCCACGCGGAGGCGGAGCGTGTCCAGCGGGCGGTGAGCGAACTGCATCCTATCCTGCCCGGCGCGCAACTGGAGATCATCGCCGGGGACAGGCGCCCACCACTGGAACGCGACGAGCGGATGCGGGCCGCCTTCGCCCAGGCGCAGCGCATCGGCGCTGGGCTGGGCCTGAGCATCATCGAGGAAGGCAGCGGCGGTGGCTCCGACGGCAACTTTACCGCTTCGGTGGGCACCCCCACGCTGGATGGCATGGGGCCGACGGGCGATGGGTTGCACGCTGTCCACGAGAACGTGCTCATCAGCAGCATCCCGGAAAAGACGGCCCTGCTGGCGGCCATCCTGCAGCAGTGGCAGATGTAA
- the lysA gene encoding diaminopimelate decarboxylase, producing MPETTLTYIEQELTMDGVSLAEIARSVGTPVYIYSLRRILAQLERLRAAFALLQPTFHYSLKANGNSAIIRALVGAGCGCDAVSAGEIFLARRAGCPPERIVFAGVGKTRAEIRYALETGIGWLNVENAAELRRLEALASELGRRPRAALRINPALHAETHRHIATGHAGAKFGIPLVEARMLLEHQADYPHVEIAGLHIHIGSQLGRPDESAAAARLAMELTREFKLKHLNLGGGFPVAYEGGHAVPVEDFAAALVPVLAKQGVKVAFEPGRFLVAEAGVLVAEVQYVKRGGRTVVLDTGMNDLLRPALYEARHPLLPLRAGVAAPWPVQVVGPICESADVIHPAATLPPLAEGDLVAIGVAGAYGMSMASNYNARPRPVEVLVEGGAWRVIRARETFEDFIRHEPKRP from the coding sequence ATGCCAGAAACAACACTCACGTACATTGAGCAGGAACTGACCATGGATGGCGTGTCGCTGGCAGAGATCGCACGCTCGGTTGGCACGCCGGTGTACATCTATAGCCTGCGGCGGATCCTGGCCCAGCTCGAGCGCCTGCGGGCAGCTTTTGCGCTCCTGCAGCCGACCTTCCACTATAGCCTGAAGGCCAACGGCAATAGCGCCATCATCCGGGCGTTGGTCGGCGCAGGTTGTGGCTGCGATGCAGTCAGCGCGGGCGAGATCTTCCTGGCACGGCGGGCTGGCTGTCCGCCGGAACGGATCGTGTTCGCCGGTGTGGGCAAGACCCGTGCCGAGATTCGCTATGCGCTGGAGACAGGCATTGGCTGGCTCAACGTGGAGAATGCCGCTGAACTACGCCGTCTGGAAGCGCTGGCGTCGGAGCTGGGTCGCCGCCCGCGGGCGGCGCTGCGGATCAACCCGGCGCTGCACGCGGAGACGCATCGCCACATTGCGACCGGCCATGCCGGGGCCAAGTTCGGCATCCCCCTGGTCGAAGCGCGCATGCTACTGGAGCATCAGGCGGACTATCCCCATGTCGAGATCGCTGGGCTGCACATCCACATTGGCTCGCAGCTGGGGCGCCCGGATGAAAGCGCGGCGGCGGCGCGGCTGGCTATGGAACTGACCCGCGAGTTTAAGCTGAAGCATCTGAACCTGGGGGGCGGCTTTCCGGTGGCCTACGAAGGCGGGCATGCCGTGCCGGTGGAGGATTTCGCGGCGGCGCTGGTGCCGGTTCTGGCCAAGCAGGGGGTGAAAGTCGCCTTTGAACCGGGGCGCTTTCTGGTAGCGGAGGCCGGGGTTCTGGTGGCGGAGGTGCAGTATGTCAAGCGGGGAGGACGCACGGTCGTGCTGGACACCGGGATGAACGACCTGCTGCGCCCGGCGCTATATGAGGCGCGCCATCCGTTGCTGCCGTTACGGGCTGGCGTGGCCGCCCCCTGGCCTGTGCAGGTGGTCGGCCCGATCTGCGAGAGCGCCGATGTCATCCACCCGGCGGCGACCCTTCCGCCGCTGGCTGAAGGCGATTTGGTGGCGATCGGTGTCGCCGGGGCCTATGGTATGAGCATGGCCTCCAACTACAATGCCCGGCCTCGCCCGGTGGAAGTACTGGTCGAGGGCGGCGCCTGGCGTGTGATCCGCGCCCGTGAGACGTTCGAAGATTTCATCCGCCATGAGCCAAAGAGACCCTGA
- a CDS encoding HNH endonuclease: MVEATGRFLRSVRSEFPVPSVIALKQYINVPRRHAAWSRRGVLARDDYTCIYCGARPGDAPRGKLLSKQDFTVDHIVPRSRGGKDTWTNTACACYACNHRKGDRTDREAGMRLRWEPKTPRTSYIVITMSHGPDTWKKYIEIKP, encoded by the coding sequence ATGGTCGAGGCGACGGGGCGCTTTTTGCGCAGCGTTCGCAGCGAGTTTCCGGTTCCATCCGTCATCGCTCTCAAGCAATACATCAATGTGCCGCGCCGTCATGCGGCATGGAGTCGGCGCGGGGTACTGGCGCGGGACGATTACACCTGCATTTACTGCGGGGCGCGGCCCGGCGATGCCCCCCGTGGCAAGCTGCTGAGCAAACAGGATTTCACCGTCGATCACATCGTGCCCCGCTCCCGCGGCGGCAAGGATACGTGGACCAACACGGCCTGCGCGTGTTATGCCTGTAACCACCGCAAAGGCGACCGCACTGATCGCGAGGCCGGGATGCGCCTGCGCTGGGAGCCAAAGACCCCGCGCACCAGCTACATCGTCATCACCATGAGTCACGGGCCAGATACGTGGAAGAAGTACATTGAGATCAAACCCTGA
- a CDS encoding RtcB family protein yields the protein MSEPYDLQTAVPYKIWGRDQIDAETIQQMERAVRLPIALRGALMADAHVGYGLPIGGVLATANAVIPYAVGVDIACRVRMTIFNASPRVIDEQRERLRQAIEDNTRFGEGATWETPQHHEVMDDPAWRDLPFARERRDLAWRQLGTSGAGNHFVEFGALTVWQKIDRIPPGNYLALLSHSGSRRFGFEAANHFTQIAKRLHEGRLPKDYLNLAWLELGREGDEYWAIMELAGRYASANHAVIHRRIADALRFEVLGSVENHHNFAWKETVDGMEAIVHRKGATPAGPGALGVIPGSMSAPGYIVRGKGSIEAINSAAHGAGRQMSRGEAIRRFSWEEVDRKLDQERIDLISAGLDEVPYAYKDIHRVMEAQADLVEPLAEFQPRIVKMAPDKSRRGGRAGKQGKKGRRR from the coding sequence ATGAGCGAACCTTATGACCTGCAGACCGCCGTCCCTTACAAAATCTGGGGCCGCGACCAGATCGACGCGGAGACCATCCAGCAGATGGAGCGGGCCGTCCGGCTGCCCATTGCCCTGCGCGGGGCGCTGATGGCTGACGCGCACGTCGGTTACGGTCTGCCCATCGGCGGCGTACTGGCGACCGCCAACGCCGTCATTCCCTACGCCGTCGGCGTGGATATCGCCTGCCGCGTGCGTATGACGATCTTCAATGCCAGCCCGCGCGTTATCGATGAACAGCGCGAACGGCTGCGCCAGGCCATTGAGGACAATACCCGCTTTGGCGAAGGCGCCACCTGGGAAACACCCCAGCACCACGAAGTCATGGACGATCCCGCCTGGCGCGATTTGCCTTTCGCCCGCGAGCGTCGCGACCTGGCCTGGCGGCAACTGGGTACCAGCGGGGCGGGCAACCACTTCGTCGAGTTTGGGGCGCTGACCGTCTGGCAGAAGATCGACCGTATCCCGCCTGGTAACTATCTGGCCCTGCTCTCCCACAGCGGCAGCCGGCGCTTTGGCTTTGAGGCAGCCAACCACTTCACCCAGATCGCCAAACGCCTGCACGAAGGCCGCCTGCCCAAGGACTACCTCAATTTGGCCTGGCTGGAGCTGGGTCGCGAGGGCGATGAATACTGGGCGATCATGGAACTGGCCGGGCGCTACGCCAGCGCCAACCACGCCGTGATCCACCGCCGCATCGCTGACGCCCTGCGCTTTGAAGTGCTGGGCAGTGTGGAAAACCACCACAACTTCGCCTGGAAAGAGACGGTCGATGGCATGGAAGCCATCGTCCACCGCAAGGGGGCGACTCCTGCCGGGCCGGGGGCACTGGGGGTGATCCCCGGCAGCATGAGCGCACCGGGCTACATCGTGCGCGGCAAGGGCAGCATAGAGGCCATCAACTCCGCCGCCCATGGCGCCGGCCGTCAGATGAGCCGGGGCGAGGCGATTCGCCGCTTTAGCTGGGAGGAGGTTGACCGCAAGCTGGATCAGGAACGGATCGACCTGATCTCCGCCGGGCTGGACGAAGTGCCCTACGCCTACAAGGACATCCACCGCGTGATGGAAGCCCAGGCCGATCTGGTGGAACCACTGGCGGAATTCCAGCCACGCATCGTCAAGATGGCGCCGGACAAGAGCCGGCGCGGGGGCCGGGCGGGCAAACAGGGCAAGAAAGGCCGCCGGCGCTGA
- a CDS encoding helix-turn-helix domain-containing protein, with product MALERAGIDPNAIYSRQEAARLLGISLSTLKKLINNGYLRVSRPPGMRRIFIKGESILAMLDATEVERVS from the coding sequence ATGGCTCTGGAACGCGCCGGCATCGATCCCAATGCCATCTATTCCCGGCAGGAAGCAGCCCGGTTGCTGGGCATCAGCCTGAGCACCCTCAAGAAACTGATCAATAATGGCTATCTGAGAGTGAGCAGGCCACCTGGCATGCGCCGCATCTTCATCAAAGGGGAAAGCATCCTGGCCATGCTCGACGCGACCGAAGTGGAGCGGGTGTCATGA
- the pheS gene encoding phenylalanine--tRNA ligase subunit alpha, with product MTMLDRLETLYQQASTELAQIASSEALADWERRIIGRKGEVTLLLRQTGQLPPEERAAFGKRANEIKALLSEAFARREEEIREQELARSMEEGQVDVTLPGRKVARGRLHPATQTLREVYAIWAEMGFQVYRSRDVETDEVNFGLLNMPPYHPARDMWDTFYTTEPGVILRTHTSPGQIHAMREYGENGTKPIRVILPGMCYRYEQITARSEVQFHQVEGLAIGRGIRMTDLKGTLTEFARRMYGAERRLRFRASHFPFTEPSAEVDVDCILCGGAGCNVCKYSGWLEIAGCGMVHPVVLRNGGYDPTVWSGFAFGMGPERITMLKHGIRDIRYFWGNDLRFLNQF from the coding sequence ATGACGATGCTAGACAGGCTGGAAACACTGTACCAACAGGCCTCCACTGAGCTGGCGCAGATCGCTTCCTCCGAAGCGCTGGCCGACTGGGAGCGACGGATAATCGGGCGTAAAGGCGAGGTCACGCTGCTGCTGCGCCAGACCGGCCAGTTGCCGCCGGAAGAGCGGGCGGCGTTTGGTAAGCGGGCCAACGAGATCAAGGCGCTGCTCAGCGAGGCATTTGCCCGCCGGGAGGAGGAAATCCGCGAGCAGGAACTGGCCCGCAGTATGGAGGAGGGTCAGGTCGACGTGACCCTGCCGGGGCGGAAGGTGGCCCGCGGGCGGTTACACCCGGCCACGCAGACGCTGCGGGAAGTGTACGCCATCTGGGCAGAAATGGGCTTTCAGGTCTATCGCAGCCGCGATGTGGAGACCGACGAGGTCAACTTCGGGCTGCTCAACATGCCTCCTTACCACCCGGCCCGCGATATGTGGGATACATTCTACACAACCGAGCCGGGCGTGATCCTGCGTACGCACACTTCACCGGGGCAGATCCACGCCATGCGCGAGTATGGCGAGAACGGCACGAAGCCAATCCGGGTGATCCTGCCGGGCATGTGCTACCGCTACGAGCAGATCACCGCCCGCAGCGAGGTGCAGTTTCACCAGGTGGAAGGGCTGGCCATTGGCCGTGGCATCCGCATGACCGACCTCAAAGGCACGCTGACCGAATTTGCGCGGCGCATGTATGGCGCTGAGCGCCGTCTGCGCTTCCGCGCCTCGCACTTCCCGTTCACCGAGCCGAGTGCCGAGGTGGATGTTGACTGCATCCTGTGCGGTGGGGCGGGCTGCAACGTGTGCAAGTATTCAGGCTGGCTGGAGATCGCCGGCTGTGGCATGGTGCATCCGGTTGTGTTGCGCAATGGCGGCTATGACCCGACGGTCTGGAGTGGCTTCGCTTTCGGCATGGGGCCGGAGCGGATCACCATGCTCAAGCATGGCATCCGCGACATCCGCTACTTCTGGGGCAACGACCTGCGGTTCTTGAACCAGTTCTGA